The Nitrospira sp. genome segment AATTGCCAAGTGGCTCAACGCTCCGGTTCTGCTGGTCTGTGACGCCTCCGGCATGGCGCGAAGTATCGTTCCCTTGTCTCGAGGGTTCGAGTCCTATGACAAGGACCTCCGTTTGGCCGGGATCATCTGCAACCGCATTGGAAGCCGTGGCCATTTGGAGTTGCTGCGCACGGCCATGGCTGGATCGCTTCCGGTTTTTGGAGGTCTACCACAAGAGGACGCATTGGTCTTTCCGGAACGGCATTTGGGTCTGATGACCGCCGCGGAGAACGCGGTGCCGGAGCGCATCTTGTCCGCCTGGGGCGAACGGGTCGCCGCCTGGTGCGATCTCGACGCCATCATGGCCCTATCCCAGGATGCGCCTCTCTGCGCATCTGTCGAAAGACCCGCCGCGGTGGACTCCTGTTCCCGCATTGGACTTGCATTCGACGAAGCCTTCCATTTCTACTATGAAGACAATCTCCGTCGCCTAGAATGCCTTGGTGCCCAGCTCGTGCGCTTTTCTCCCATCCATGATGAAGGGCTTCCTGAGGTCGATGGTCTCTACTTTGGCGGCGGTTACCCAGAAGTTCACGCCGCAGCGCTTTCTGGGAATGCCTCGATGCGCAAGGCTGTCGCCGCCTTTGCGTCGGCGGGTAAACCCATCTACGGCGAGTGCGGGGGGCTCATGTATCTGTCGAGCGGCATCCGGACCCTTGATGGCAAGCGACATGAAATGGTCGGCTTGATTCCCGGTGAGGCCGTGATGCGTGATCGACTCCAAGCCCTGGGCTATGTGGAAGTGGAAACACAAGGCACAACCCTGTTGGGTCCACCCGGCCTGCGATTTCGAGGACACCAATTTCGTTATTCCGACTTCCTTGTTCAAGCGGATGTGGACTGTCTATATGCAATTCGTCGGAGGCGCGGTGGAGAGGTCCTGCGCGAAGGGTATCGGGTCGGCAATACGCTCGCGTCCTATGTGCATGTCCACTGGGCTTCGAACCCCCTGGTCGCAAAGGGCTTCGTTCATGCGTGCCTTGCCCGCCGCAGGGAAGATGTCATGAAAAGGCCGGCCGGAGAATGAAGGTAGGGTGAAATACATGCATCAGGAGCAGTCGGCCAAGGAACATACAGCTCGGATGCAGCGCCTCAAGGCGTCGGTTGATCGGCGCATCGAGGAGGCGCAACGGGAGCAGGGGCTCTTGATCGTCTATACCGGCGCCGGTAAGGGGAAGACGACTGCTGCGCTGGGGATGGTGTTGCGCTGCATCGGCCATGGCCGTAAGGTGGCGGTGGTGCAGTTCATCAAGGGCGCCATCGACACTGCGGAAGAGCGTGCTTTGAAGTTTTTTGGGGATCAAGTCATCTTTCTCCGGATGGGAGAAGGCTATACCTGGGAAACTCAAGATCGTGCGCGGGACATGCAGTTCGCACGACAGGCCTGGAAGACGGCTTGTGAATTCCTGCGCGATGCCTCCTATGCCATGGTCGTTCTGGACGAGTTCAATATCGCGCTGCAGTACGACTATGTCCACCTTGAAGAGGTGCTGTCGATGCTTCATGATCGTCCACCGATGCAACATGTAGTGATCACCGGTAGAGGAGGACCAGCGGCGCTCCTGGAAGAGGCCGATCTGGTGACGGAGATGAAGCAGGTGAAGCATCCCTTCCGAAGAGGCATCAAGGCACAGCCGGGGGTTGAATTGTGAGAGGACCGATCCAGAAAACCTGTGAGCACTGCGGACAAGCGTTTGAATGCGGCGGCTACCAGTGTTGGTGTGGCAAGCTCGGCATTACTGAGCCACAGATGGTTTGGATCGCAACACGCTATAAGGAATGTCTCTGTCCCATCTGTTTGGGAAAAATCGCGACCGGTGAGCTGGGGATTCGGCCATCATGAACGAGCGATGTCACGGAGTGCCCTGAGTCATGCGGGTTGAAGGTCGGTTTTCGAATGCAGAGCGTACGGCGGTGTACCGCGCGATCTTCGAGCGCCGTGATGTCCGCCGCAACTTTCTGCCGACGCCGATTCCGGATCACATTTTGAAGCGTGTGTTGACCGCTGCTCACCATGCCGGGTCGGTTGGATTCATGCAGCCCTGGGATTTTGTGGTGGTCAGGGATCAAACAACCAAGCGTGCGGTGAAAAGATTGTTTCAGCAAGCCAATGCCGAAGCCGCAACACGCTACCAGGGAAAACGCGCTGCGCTCTACCGAAACCTCAAGCTGGAAGGGATCGAGGAAGCCCCGATCAATATCGGCGTGACTTGCAGCCGTCAGCGTGGAGGTCCCCATGTGCTGGGTCGCTCCATGGTGCGTGACACGGATCTCTATAGCACTTGCTGCGCCATTCAAAACCTGTGGCTGGCCGCACGTACGGAAGGTATCGGAATGGGCTGGGTCAGCATTCTCGATCACAGCGCCTTGAAACGCGTGTTGAGAGTGCCCAAGTCGGTCAAAGTACTGGCGTATCTTTGTCTGGGGTATGTATCGAACTTTGCAACACAGCCGGATCTGGAAAGCGCCGGATGGCGAGAGCGGATTCCACTGGACCATCTCATTCACTATGAGTCCTGGGGCCGGACAGTGACTGAACGTAAGGGGAAACGGTGATGCGGATTACGAAGGTCTATACCAGAACAGGCGATGCAGGGAAAACGAGATTAGCCGGTGGACAGCAAGTATGGAAGGACAGCTTGCGCGTCGAAGCCTACGGGGCGGTGGATGAACTCAATGCGTCGATCGGTGTGGTACGGGTCATCAACGCCGACACGAAAGAAGAAGTTCAGGCAGCCCGACAACTCGAAGAAGAGTTACGCTGGGTGCAAAACAAACTGTTCGACGTCGGAAGCATTCTTGCCACGGCGCCAGGTCAGACGTTCAAGAACATGCCGCAAGTGGCGGCGCAGGATGTTTTGCGCTTGGAAAAACTGATCGATCGCTGTCAAAAAGATTTGGAGCCGCTCAAAGAGTTCATTCTGCCTGGAGGTGGAAAAGTGTCCGGTTTTCTCCATCAAGCAAGGACAATCTGCCGCAGGGCCGAGCGGGTCTGTGTCGCCCTATCAAAATCTGAACCGGTCGATTCCACCATCATTAAGTTCGTCAATCGACTGAGCGATACGCTGTTCGTCTTGGGTCGTTGGGTGGCGAAGACGCAGGGTGAGCCGGAGTTCTTATGGGAGCGCGATGTCGCAAAGAAAGCCGAGTAAGCGTCGATCGGCGCGACGAGCAAGAGGCCGCATCATACTCGTGCTTGGTGGAGCGTCGTCAGGAAAGAGTGAGGCCGCTCTCCAACTAGCCGGCTCACGAGGGCCGCGTGCATTCATCGCCACGGGGCAGGGGTTGGATGATGAAATGGCGGCACGGATCGCTCGGCACCAGGTCAGACGGTCGACGGATTGGGAGACCGTTGAAGAGCCGCTCGAAGTGGAGGTCTGGTTTGCCAAGCAGGGCTCTCGGTACCGGACGATTCTCTTCGATTGCGTCACGCTGTGGTTAAGTAATTTGGTCGGAACCGGACTAAAGGAATCGGTCGTTCTCGCCCGAGTTGAAACACTCTTGCAGAGGATGCGTACCGCATTGGCCAGGGTAGTCATCGTCAGCAATGAGTTGGGCCTCGGGCTGGTTCCGGCTGAGCCGTCGGCGCGAGCATTTCGTGATCTTGCCGGACGGGTGAATCAGAAAATTGCCGTCGGAGCGGATGAAGTCCATCTAGTTGTCGGTGGAATATCGCTTCGCTTGAAGTGAGTAGAGGAGCCGTTATGTCGATCCAGGACCTGTGCCGTCGAATTCAGCCGCTCGATGGAAGTTTGTATGCGAACGCAAAGCATCGATTGGATCGATTGACCAAGCCGCCCGGCAGTCTCGGGCGTCTGGAAGAATTGGCGGCGTCCTACGTCGCCATCACCGGCGAGCTGAAGCCAAATGTTCCGCGCGCCGTCGTATTTACCTTTGCCGCCGATCATGGAGTGGCTCTGGAAGGGGTGAGCGCTTATCCGCGGGAAGTCACGCCTCAAATGGTGTTGAATTTTCTACGGGGTGGAGCAGGAGTGAATGTGTTGGCACGGCATGCCGATGTGGACGTGAGAGTCGTGGATATCGGCGTCGATTATGAGTTCGGCGCCGTACCCGGTCTTCTTGATCGAAAAGTCATGAAGGGTACGCGCAATCTAGCGATCGAGCCGGCGATGACGCGTGACCAAGCCGAACAAGCTGTGATGGTCGGAGTCGAGCTGGCGACTGAGGCCGTGCGAGAAGGATTCGGCCTGATTGGGACAGGTGAAATGGGTATTGGCAATACGACGCCTAGCTCCGCTATCACGGCGGTGATGACCGGTCGGCCTACAGCAGAAGCGACTGGACATGGGACCGGCATCGACGAATCAAGCCGTCTACACAAGGTGACGGTGATTCAGCAGGCGCTGGACCTGCATCGCCCTAATCCAGCTGACGCGCTCGACGTCCTGACGAAGGTCGGGGGCCTAGAAATCGCGGGATTGGCCGGGCTGATACTTGGTGCGGCGGAGGCGCGGGTGCCTGTTGTGTTGGATGGATTTATTGCCGGTGCAGCGGCGTTAATTGCCGTCGGGCTTCAGCCATTGTGCCGTGAGTATCTCATCGCCTCCCATTATTCGGTCGAGCGGGGCCATCGCATAGTCTTGGACCATCTGAGATTGAAACCGCTGTTGGATCTCGACTTGCGTCTTGGAGAAGGGACGGGGGCTTGTCTGGGGATGGATCTGGTCTGTGCCGCGATCAAGATCTATACGGAGATGGCAACGTTCGATGAAGCCGGCGTGTCGGAGCGCAACACATGACGACCCTGGTTCGGCCGTTCCTCTTCGCATGGCATTTTTTAACCGCGGTCCCGCTCAGTAGACATCATCATGAACCCACCGCGATGGAATTGGCCTCATCGATGGCCTGGTATTCCACCGTAGGCCTTCTGATCGGTGGGACATTGGTATTGGCGGACACTGTGTTGACGAAGCTGTTTGCGTCGGAGATCGTGAATGTATTGTTGATCGTGCTGCTCATTGCCTTCACTCGCGGGTTACATCAGGACGGCTTGGCCGACACGTTTGACGGTCTTGCCGGTGGAAGAACACCAGCCGATCGCCTGGCTATCATGCGTGATCCGAGGATCGGGGCGATGGGAGCGACCGGCCTTTTTTTGTCGTTGATCCTCCGCTACGCAGCACTCATGGCCCTCCCACATCCTCTCCGTGTGCCGGCTCTTGTCTGCATGCCGGCGCTCGGCCGTTGGGCAATGGTCATCCTAGCCTGGCTATCTCCTTATGCAAGGACAGAAGGTGGCTTGGCGGCACCGTTCCTCGTTCATTTGTCCTTACTTCACGTGCTGGGATCGACATTCGTACTTGCCACAGCACTCATTCTGGCGTTCGGTGTCGCCGGGGCAGTAGTCATATTGGTCGGCAGTAGTGCCGTGGTCGTTACGGTTCAGGCAGGTTGTCGGTCCTTGTTCGGTGGGATTACAGGAGATACGTTAGGCGCGACAAACGAACTTGTGGAGATCATTTTCTTGCTTGTCGTTCCGCTGGTGTTCGTCCTGTCATGACGGGAAGTGAGCTTCTCCTCGCAGCAGGTGTCGATGCCGTCGCCGGGGATCCTCGATGGTTTCCCCATCCCGTTCGTGCGATGGGAATAGTGATTGCCTGGTGCGATGAACATGCGGGAAAGCTCTGTCGTCATTCCTATGCCTTGCGCACATGCGGTCTCTTGCTGGCTCTCGGTTTGCCGTTGGGTGTATTCGCGCTCTCTCGCGAAGCCGTCACCATGGCTGATGGTATAGCCTGGTGGTTTGGAAGTCTCTTGTCGATCGCACTCGGATGGACCACACTTGCTGGCCGGGATTTGTGGGATCACGTTCATGAGGTAAAGAGGCGACTTGATCAGAACGACCTCTCAGGAGCTCGTCAGGCCGTCAGCAGGATCGTCGGGCGGGATACCGAGCGGCTGTCGGAAGAGGAAGTTGTTCGGGCAACGATTGAAACAACAGCTGAAAGCACGAATGATGGAATAATTGCACCGTTGTTTTATCTCGTTGTGGGTGGAGCGCCTCTCGCGCTCGCCTACAAGGCGGTGAGCACGTTGGATTCGATGATCGGACACAAGGACGAACGACATGTCGATTTTGGCTGGGCATCCGCTCGACTCGACGATGTGGCCAACTGGATCCCAGCCCGTCTGTCTGCTGTCCTTATTCTCCTGGCTGCTGGTCTGGTCCTAGGCGGCAGTACGCCTATCAAAACAGGATGGCATGTGCTTTGGCGTGACAGCGGGAGTCATCCTAGTCCGAACAGCGGATGGCCGGAGGCGGCGATGGCCGGCTCGTTGGGAATTCAATTGGGAGGAATCAATTACTACGATGGCGTGCCCAACGAACGACCAGTGATCGGAACAGGCAGACGTCGGCTTGTTTTGAAGGATCTCACAATCGCATCTCGGATCATGATTGTCGCGTGTTTGCTGGGTGTCATCCTTGCGGTAGGAACGGTGTGGCTCGTCTGAAGCGTCGAATTCATGGCGGCAATGTTTACGCAGCCTCGCGTGAACTTGGCCTGGGTCTCGCCAAGCTCATTGACTTTAGCGCCAGTATCAACCCACTGGGGCCATCCCCACGCGTCTGGCGTGCCATCACCAATGCTCGTCACCTACTGACTCATTATCCCGACCCGGATTGTTGGGAACTTCGTCAGACACTCGCCAAGTTGTGGCAACGATCTCCGGCGCACGTTGTGATAGGAAACGGTTCGACGGAATTGATCGATGCGCTTCCTCGCGCACTCCGGATACGGCATCTCCTGGTTGTGCAACCCACTTTCTCCGAATATGCAGCATCGATGGCACGAATCGGTGGCCGTGTCAGCGCTGTATGCGCTACGCGCACTGAGCGGTACGCGCAACCGATCGATGGTCTCTGCCGCCTGATAGAGCAGAGGAGGAATGGATCGGACGCCTTTGATGGAGTCATGCTCTGCAACCCCAATAGTCCTAGTGGCCAAGCATGCTCTGTTGATGATGTTCAACGATTGGCACGAGCCGCTCAACGATGTGGTGTTTGGTTGGTGATCGATGAAGCGTTTGCCGATTATTGCCCAGAACGGTCATTCATTCCCCAAGCTTCCTCATGGCCGCGTGTCGTGATCTTGCGTAGCCTGACCAAGTTCTACGCCTTACCAGGTTTGCGGATCGGCTACGCAGTTGCACGGCCTTCCGTGATCGAGTTGTTACGTAGGCAAGTACCGCCATGGTCGGTGAATGCCCTGGGGCAGGTGGCTGCGCTTGCAGCCTTGGAGGATTCGGCCCATGCTCGAAAGAGCATGCAGTTTATGACAAAAGAACGAGAACGGTTTGGAAAACTGCTTGCTGCCTTGCCCGGCTGTTCAGTGATGCCGACGCACGCCAATTATTTCTTTATGGAGTTGCCTCGTGGCCGGCACGTGCGTGAGGTGACCGAGCAGTTGCGAAATGAGGGACTGCTGATTCGCGATTGTTCATCTGTTCCAGGATGCAACGCTCGTTCGATCCGGCTTGCCGTACGATCCCGACGAGAGAATGACCGGCTCATCCAAGTCTTGTCGAATCTGCTTCACCACGAAGCGTTGTGATGAAGGAGACTTCTACACGCGTCAGCACTCGACATCACGTGATTGGACACACCCTCGTGATCAATCTCGGAGGTCGGAGACGTGTCCTTTCATCCGCACCGCAAGGTGGTGGATTCAGGTCTGCTTCACACATCATCAACCATCAAGTTGAGGCGAACCCAAGCATGAATAAGCACTTTCCCAATCCAGCTCGTTACCTGCGAAAGCTGTCTTCACAGCTCAAGGTTGGATACTGCACTGTCGGACTCATGACCGCCGTACCGATGACACAGCTGGTCACGTCCCGAGTTTCGGCAGGCGAACTCTGGGTAGAATGTTTCGCCACGGTCGGAGTCACGAATGCGGTCCGTGCCGGAGAGTGGCCACAGTACCTCGCTCATCGAAAGGACACAAATTCGACGAGAGTCGGAACGATCAATCTCATCCTCATCACGAATGGTAGTCTCTCGACCTCCGCCATGGTCGGCACGGTGCAGGTTGCCACGGAGACAAAAACAGGCGTCTTGCGTGACCATGCCATACCGAGTTGTAAAGGGAGAGACCTCGCAACCGGGACCGGTACCGATGCGGTTGTCGTTGCATGCCGGTTGCGCGGCGAAGGACTACTACATACCTACAGCGGGACCCACACGATTTTCGGCGCGCTGGTCGGAAGAGCGGTCTCCGATTGTGTCTCCCGCGGCTTAGCCAAGGCAAAGAAGTGGCAGGAGCCTCACCAATGAAGGCGCGAGCGCTTGCAATCCTCGGTACCGGCTCAGATGTAGGGAAGAGTTTGATCACAGCCGGAATCTGTCGCCTGCTTCATCGTACCGGTGTCCGTGTCGCACCATTCAAAGCCCAAAACATGTCGCTGAATTCGTTCGTCACTCCTGAGGGCCGTGAAATCGGTAGAGCTCAGGCTCTGCAAGCAGCGGCGTGCGGCATTCCACCGCATGTCGACATGAACCCGATCCTCCTCAAGCCGGAATCCGACAACTGCTCACAGGTTGTTGTCCTGGGCAAGGTGTTTGGGAAGCGTGAGGCATCGGCGTACTTCGACTGCCGACAAGAGCTCTGGTCTGTGGTCGAAGAAAGCTACGCTCGGTTGGCAAATCAGTACGACGTGCTCGTCATCGAGGGAGCCGGAAGTGCCGCGGAGGTCAATCTCCGTGA includes the following:
- a CDS encoding adenosylcobinamide amidohydrolase, coding for MKETSTRVSTRHHVIGHTLVINLGGRRRVLSSAPQGGGFRSASHIINHQVEANPSMNKHFPNPARYLRKLSSQLKVGYCTVGLMTAVPMTQLVTSRVSAGELWVECFATVGVTNAVRAGEWPQYLAHRKDTNSTRVGTINLILITNGSLSTSAMVGTVQVATETKTGVLRDHAIPSCKGRDLATGTGTDAVVVACRLRGEGLLHTYSGTHTIFGALVGRAVSDCVSRGLAKAKKWQEPHQ
- the cobU gene encoding bifunctional adenosylcobinamide kinase/adenosylcobinamide-phosphate guanylyltransferase; translated protein: MSQRKPSKRRSARRARGRIILVLGGASSGKSEAALQLAGSRGPRAFIATGQGLDDEMAARIARHQVRRSTDWETVEEPLEVEVWFAKQGSRYRTILFDCVTLWLSNLVGTGLKESVVLARVETLLQRMRTALARVVIVSNELGLGLVPAEPSARAFRDLAGRVNQKIAVGADEVHLVVGGISLRLK
- the cbiB gene encoding adenosylcobinamide-phosphate synthase CbiB, encoding MTGSELLLAAGVDAVAGDPRWFPHPVRAMGIVIAWCDEHAGKLCRHSYALRTCGLLLALGLPLGVFALSREAVTMADGIAWWFGSLLSIALGWTTLAGRDLWDHVHEVKRRLDQNDLSGARQAVSRIVGRDTERLSEEEVVRATIETTAESTNDGIIAPLFYLVVGGAPLALAYKAVSTLDSMIGHKDERHVDFGWASARLDDVANWIPARLSAVLILLAAGLVLGGSTPIKTGWHVLWRDSGSHPSPNSGWPEAAMAGSLGIQLGGINYYDGVPNERPVIGTGRRRLVLKDLTIASRIMIVACLLGVILAVGTVWLV
- the cobD gene encoding threonine-phosphate decarboxylase CobD, producing the protein MARLKRRIHGGNVYAASRELGLGLAKLIDFSASINPLGPSPRVWRAITNARHLLTHYPDPDCWELRQTLAKLWQRSPAHVVIGNGSTELIDALPRALRIRHLLVVQPTFSEYAASMARIGGRVSAVCATRTERYAQPIDGLCRLIEQRRNGSDAFDGVMLCNPNSPSGQACSVDDVQRLARAAQRCGVWLVIDEAFADYCPERSFIPQASSWPRVVILRSLTKFYALPGLRIGYAVARPSVIELLRRQVPPWSVNALGQVAALAALEDSAHARKSMQFMTKERERFGKLLAALPGCSVMPTHANYFFMELPRGRHVREVTEQLRNEGLLIRDCSSVPGCNARSIRLAVRSRRENDRLIQVLSNLLHHEAL
- the cobO gene encoding cob(I)yrinic acid a,c-diamide adenosyltransferase, producing the protein MHQEQSAKEHTARMQRLKASVDRRIEEAQREQGLLIVYTGAGKGKTTAALGMVLRCIGHGRKVAVVQFIKGAIDTAEERALKFFGDQVIFLRMGEGYTWETQDRARDMQFARQAWKTACEFLRDASYAMVVLDEFNIALQYDYVHLEEVLSMLHDRPPMQHVVITGRGGPAALLEEADLVTEMKQVKHPFRRGIKAQPGVEL
- the cobT gene encoding nicotinate-nucleotide--dimethylbenzimidazole phosphoribosyltransferase yields the protein MSIQDLCRRIQPLDGSLYANAKHRLDRLTKPPGSLGRLEELAASYVAITGELKPNVPRAVVFTFAADHGVALEGVSAYPREVTPQMVLNFLRGGAGVNVLARHADVDVRVVDIGVDYEFGAVPGLLDRKVMKGTRNLAIEPAMTRDQAEQAVMVGVELATEAVREGFGLIGTGEMGIGNTTPSSAITAVMTGRPTAEATGHGTGIDESSRLHKVTVIQQALDLHRPNPADALDVLTKVGGLEIAGLAGLILGAAEARVPVVLDGFIAGAAALIAVGLQPLCREYLIASHYSVERGHRIVLDHLRLKPLLDLDLRLGEGTGACLGMDLVCAAIKIYTEMATFDEAGVSERNT
- the bluB gene encoding 5,6-dimethylbenzimidazole synthase, coding for MRVEGRFSNAERTAVYRAIFERRDVRRNFLPTPIPDHILKRVLTAAHHAGSVGFMQPWDFVVVRDQTTKRAVKRLFQQANAEAATRYQGKRAALYRNLKLEGIEEAPINIGVTCSRQRGGPHVLGRSMVRDTDLYSTCCAIQNLWLAARTEGIGMGWVSILDHSALKRVLRVPKSVKVLAYLCLGYVSNFATQPDLESAGWRERIPLDHLIHYESWGRTVTERKGKR
- a CDS encoding cobyrinate a,c-diamide synthase; translated protein: MHRATWPDQHILAGTLGDIRDKVRAAGIRSQSMVLVGRVLTTSDFAESRLSDPGFTHRFRKAVSEFRKQVKPMPNNVRTSHGNQSEDQADCEMKPHMISRLVIAGTSSHVGKTTVTVGLIRALRARGLRVVVFKCGPDYLDPTYHARAADDTCHNLDGWMMGREAVIETFLRVSRDADIAVIEGVMGLFDGASPTDDEGSTAEIAKWLNAPVLLVCDASGMARSIVPLSRGFESYDKDLRLAGIICNRIGSRGHLELLRTAMAGSLPVFGGLPQEDALVFPERHLGLMTAAENAVPERILSAWGERVAAWCDLDAIMALSQDAPLCASVERPAAVDSCSRIGLAFDEAFHFYYEDNLRRLECLGAQLVRFSPIHDEGLPEVDGLYFGGGYPEVHAAALSGNASMRKAVAAFASAGKPIYGECGGLMYLSSGIRTLDGKRHEMVGLIPGEAVMRDRLQALGYVEVETQGTTLLGPPGLRFRGHQFRYSDFLVQADVDCLYAIRRRRGGEVLREGYRVGNTLASYVHVHWASNPLVAKGFVHACLARRREDVMKRPAGE
- a CDS encoding adenosylcobinamide-GDP ribazoletransferase, which codes for MTTLVRPFLFAWHFLTAVPLSRHHHEPTAMELASSMAWYSTVGLLIGGTLVLADTVLTKLFASEIVNVLLIVLLIAFTRGLHQDGLADTFDGLAGGRTPADRLAIMRDPRIGAMGATGLFLSLILRYAALMALPHPLRVPALVCMPALGRWAMVILAWLSPYARTEGGLAAPFLVHLSLLHVLGSTFVLATALILAFGVAGAVVILVGSSAVVVTVQAGCRSLFGGITGDTLGATNELVEIIFLLVVPLVFVLS
- a CDS encoding cob(I)yrinic acid a,c-diamide adenosyltransferase, encoding MRITKVYTRTGDAGKTRLAGGQQVWKDSLRVEAYGAVDELNASIGVVRVINADTKEEVQAARQLEEELRWVQNKLFDVGSILATAPGQTFKNMPQVAAQDVLRLEKLIDRCQKDLEPLKEFILPGGGKVSGFLHQARTICRRAERVCVALSKSEPVDSTIIKFVNRLSDTLFVLGRWVAKTQGEPEFLWERDVAKKAE